The nucleotide sequence TCACCCCGCGGAGCAACGCCAGGAGCTCCTCCCCTCGGTTCGTTTGACGTAGCGCTTCTTCGATCTCGATGTCGCGAGAAGTCACGAGGTCGCAGAGGTGTTGTTCGAGCGACTGCATACCGAGATCGCGACCCGTGGAGATGACGTTACGAAGCTGATGGCTCTTTCCGTCCCTGATGAGGGCACGAACGGCATCGTTCGTCACCAGCACCTCTGCGGCGACGCGCCGGCTTCGTGCCGCGCGGCAACGCACCAAGCGTTGGCAGAGGACGCCTAAGAGTACGTTAGCAAGAGTGCTTCGAACCGCTCGCTGCTCCGCCGCATCGAACGCATCGACGATGCGGTCGACCGTCTGCGGGGCTTCGCCGGTGTGCAACGTGGTTAAAACCAGGTGCCCCGTTTCGGCGGCGAGTAACGCCGCACGCATCGTCGCCGCATCGCGCATTTCGCCGATCAGGATGACGTCCGGGTCGCTGCGCAGCGATGCAAGCACGGCATCCGCGCAATTCGCAACGTCCCTGCCCACCTGTCGCTGCGTCACCAACGATTCCTTTCCGCGATATCGGAACTCGATCGGGTCCTCAACGCAAATAATCCGGCGTTTACCCATGGCACTCAAATACCGAATGGCGCCCGCTAACGACGTCGATTTTCCACTTCCGGTCGGGCCGGCAAAAATCAGCAAGCCGTGAGTTTTGTTGAGGAGCTGCCGAACGATCTCCGGCAGGCATAAGGAGTCGAGCGTCGGCACCTCATTGGGGAGCAAGCGAAACGCAAGCGATGTCCCTGCGTCGGTCGTACTCGCGTGCAAGCGTAGCGTTCCGATATCCGGGTAATCTACGGTCACGGTTATATCCGCGTCGTGCGCCAGACGCGTACGCTGCCCCTGATCCATCGCCAAACGCAACATCTCGCCGATCTCGGCTGAGGTCACGGGGCTGCTTCCAAGGAGCGCGAGCTCCCCGCCGACGCGAATAGCCGGAACCAGCCCCGTAGCGATGTGCACGTCGGACGCGCATCGGTCCTTCGCGACACGCAACGATTCCCATAGCCGCAGCGACGCGAATGCTCCGCCCTCTACGCTCACGAGCCGAGAACCCGATGCACCTCATCGATGCTGGTTTCGCCGGCTGCTATGCGTTGGGCGGCGTGCGCGATCATCGGGCTGAAGCCCTCTTCAAGAGCTAACGCGCATAGATCGGCGGACGATCCTTCCGTACCGATCCGAGCGCGCATCTCATCGCTGATGCGCAAACCTTCGAAGACGGCGATACGTCCGCGATATCCGCTGAACGCACAATCGATACAACCACCTGCGTCGAACACCGGTGCGGGCCCCACGTTCAAGGCGGCGCGCTCATCCGTCGTGGCAACGCGCGGTACTTTGCACGTTTCGCACAGCCGCCGCAGAAGGCGCTGGGCAATAATACCGGTTAGGCCGGCGGCGATCGTATGTCTCGGGATGCCAAGTTCGAGTAACCGTTCGATGGTACGCGGTGCGTCGCTGCTGTGAAGGCTGGTCATCACCAATTGTCCCGATAGCGCGGCAGACATTGCGACGCCGGCGGTCTCCTTGTCGCGCATCTCGCCGACCATGATAACGTCCGGGTCTTGCCTCAGGAAAGACCGTAACGCGAGAGCAAACGTAAGGCCGGCGCGTGCGTTGACTTGCACTTGAACGACATCCGCGATACGCGCTTCAACGGGATCCTCGACGGAGCAGAGGTGTTCTCGCGCGCCGCCGCGTTCCGCTAAAGACGCATAGAGCGTCGTCGTCTTACCGCTCCCCGTGGGCCCGCAGACGACGATGAGGCCAAAGGGCGCGTGCACCATCTCGCGATATCGCGCGTACAAGGAATGCGGGAGCCCCAGTTCCGAGAGCCTCGGAAGGTTCGAGCGCATGTCCAGCAATCGAACGACGAGCTTTTCGCCGAGCACCGTCGGCATCGAAGATACGCGAGCATCGAAAGCCCCGCGTTCGTGATCGATTTGGTAGTGGCCGTCCTGGGGCTGGCGTTTGTCGGCGATGTCCATCCCGGCCAGGAGCTTGATCCGCGAAACGATCTGCCCAAAGAGCGTCGTCGGGACCGATCCGAGCTCGGAGAGGGCACCGTCGATCCTGGCGCGCAGCCGTCCGCCCGAAAGGGTCGGCTCGAGGTGCATGTCCGAGGCCCTGCGGCTGATGCACAGGCGGTGCATCTCGTCGACCGCGCGGATGGCCGGCGGGTCGAGCTCCCCGGCTGCCATCCGCTCTCCCGCCCCCGGGGGTAACAAAGACTGGGCCCCCTGCAATAGCGCCACACCCACCTCACTGTAGCATCACACGAGCAGCATTGCCGGCGGTCGCCTTAGCAAGCGAGCGTCGGTTTGCTACTTATGCCATAGATATCGCGAAACCGCAATACGGTCGAGGCCAAGGACGCCTTAATGTCCTAGGTTTCTTTTTTGTGGGTACTTCGGCCGGCCCCGGTCTGGGCTTTTATCGGGTCCCGGCTAAGCTCCCGGGAACCTCGATCTCGGCCCGCATCTGGACCCAGCCGCGGAAGTTCGCGTGGAAGTCCGTGTCGGCGGCGGCCATCGCGACGTGCTCGAATGGGCTCAAGTGCCGATCGGTACGCAAGCGTTCGCAGAGTTCGATGTCTTTTTCGATGTCGCGTTTGCCGTCGTGGGTGAGATACGAAACGCGCGCGCATCGGGCCGCGCTGATCTTCTTTCGCGTCTCGATATCCAGCGTCTGCTCGTCGCTTTGCACCAGCGGCAGGTGCCACTCGCCGTTCGCAATCGTCGTCGGGGTGCTGGCGCGCATCGCCTCGCGCATCAGTTCGGCGGCGACGCGAATCTCGGGCTGCGCGTTGGGCGAACAGCGCAGTTCGAAGAAATTCTCCCACTCCGTCGCGGTAACGATCACCGTATGCCACATGAACGGCTCGAGCAATCGATTGATGATCTGTTTGTGCACGCGAAAGGCCTGCATCTCTTTCACGCGAGCGATCGCATCGTGCATCGCCGCCAGCCACACGCCTTTTGCGCGCTCGGCGTCCTCGTCGGTCAGCTCTTCTCCCGCCGACATGCCCTGCTGGTTGCGGCCCCACTCCACCGGCAGCACCGGGTCGTTCAGCACGCGTTCGAGTAACTTGTTGGTCGGAATCGCACGGCTGCTCGCGCTATTGCGCGAGAACGTGCGATGCGTGTTGAACTCGGATAAGACAAAGCGGGGGAAGGTCACCTGCAGCGTGGTGAGCCGCACCCCCGCCGGGCTTTGCGAATCCAGTAATACGCGCGCGTCAAAGCCCATGGTTGAAGCTTAGCCGCGATAGCGTAGGAAAGCGGGCACTTCGATGTCGTCCATGTTCACCGGCGAGATCGTTTCGAGTTTGCCGGTATCGAACGCAAGGCCGCTGCTCGCGCCGCGATAGGCGCGCGGTGCGCCGAAGCCGGCTGCCAGCACGGTCACGCGCACGCGTCCGCTCATGTTCGGATCGATCGATGCGCCGAAGATGATCTGCGCGTCCGAATCCACCGCACGGCTGATCATCTCTGCCGCTTCGTTCACTTCGTACATCGCCATATCCGGGCCGCCGGTGATGTTGAAGATCACGCCGCGCGCGCCTTCGATCGTGGTCTCGAGCAGCGGCGATGCGATCGCCTTTTGCGCGGCGTCGGCGGCGCGATGCTCGCCCGAGCCTTCGCCGATGCCCATCATCGCCGAACCCGCATCGGTCATAATCGTTTTGACGTCGGCGAAATCGAGGTTGATGAGGCCCGGCTGCGTGATCAGGTCGCTGATGCCTTGAATGCCTTGGCGCAGCACGTCATCGGCGTACGCGAAGGCTTCGTTCAACGGCGTGCGCTTTTCGATCACTTGCAGAATGCGCTCGTTGGGAATCGTGATCAGCGTATCGACTTTAGCTTCGAGCTCGGCGATGCCATGCTCGGCAATTTGCATGCGCTTGCGGCCTTCGAACGCGAACGGCTTGGTGACGACCGCGATCGTGAGCGCGCCGGATTCGCGGGCGAGTTCGGCAATCACCGGCGCGGCGCCGGTGCCGGTGCCGCCGCCCATACCGGCGGTAATGAAAACGAGGTCGGCGCCGTCGAGCAGCAGCGAGAGATCCTCGCGCGATTCTTCGGCGGCTTCGCGGCCAAGCGTTGGGTTTGCGCCGGCTCCCAAACCGCGCGTCATGCCGGTGCCGATCTGCACCGTATTCTCGGTCTGCGCGTTGCGCAGCGCCTGGACGTCGGAGTTGATCGAAAAGAATTCGACGCCGGAGAGGCCGGCTTCGATCATGCGATTGATGGCATTGCAACCGCCGCCTCCGATACCGATCACCTTGATCGTTGCGGCGTGCTCGGGAACGTAACGTCGTGAGTCGGCCATGTCGTGATGCTCCTGCGAAGAGAACAGTGCTAATTGATCCTGGGGTTGCCCCGTCGTGCCGCGCACGCCGGGCGGGTCGCGATCTAGTTCCACAGCTCCACGAGCCACTTGCGGAGTTTTGCGAAGAGCGAGGCCGCGCCGCGCCGCGCACCCTCGCTCGGTTCGTATTCGCCGTTTGCGCCGAACAGCACCAAACCGATCGCCGTCGAGAATTGCGGCATGGTAATGGCGTCGGTCAGCCCGCCGATGCCCGAGGGCGTACCGATGCGCACCGGCAATCCGAACACATCCTCGGCGATCGGCGCGATACCCGGCAGCAACGCGCCGCCGCCGGTTAATACCACTTCGCCCAATACCAAATCGCGCGGGACGTTTTCGACGATCTTCTGCTTGGCCATGCGCAGCGTTTCGAGCACGCGCGGTACCACGATCGCCTTGAGCTGCTGGGTGGTGAGTTCCTTACTCGTACGTCCGTCGAGCGTGCGTACGGTAAACGTTTGCGCGCCGTCTTCGATGCCGGCGCCGAATTGTTTTTTCACTTCTTCCGCCTCGGCAAGCGAGGTTTTCAAGCCGAGCGAGACGTCGTTGGTGAGGATGTTGCCGCCGACCGGAACCGTCGCCGTGTAGATCGCGCTTCCGAGCGAGTACACCGCGATGTCGCTGGTGCCGCCGCCGATATCGAGCAGCACGACCCCGACCTGCTTCTCCTCGGGCACCAGCGTCGCCGCGGAGCTGGCCAACGGTTCGAAGACCAAGCCGACCGATTCGAGCCCGGCGCGATGCACGCACTTGAGCACGTTGGTGATGAACGTGGTGCCGCCCGTGACGATGTGCGTATCGACTTCCAGCCTGCCGCCGGCCATGCCGACCGGGTCCTCGACGCCTTCCTGGCCGTCCACCGTGAAGTATCGGGGCAGGGCATGGATGATCTGCCGATCGGCGGGCAGATTGATGATCTTGCTGGCCTCCACCACGCGGCGCACGTCGGCCGAGCCGACCTCGCGGTCTTCGCTGATGGTCGCCACGACCGCCCGGTTGTTGGTGCTGCGAATATGCTCGCCGGTGATGCCGACAAACACCTCGGAAACGTGGACTCCGGCCATCCGCTCGGCCTTCTCCGTGGCGGCCTCGATCGATTTGATCGTGGCCTCCAAATCGACGACGACGCCTTTGCGCATCCCCAGCGACGGGGCTTCGCCGAAGCCGACGATTTCGAGCCCGTTCGGGCCTTCCACGGCAACGACCGCACACGTCTTGGTCGTGCCGATATCGAGCCCACAAACGGTCTCGTGCTTCATCCGATACTCACCTACAATGCCTAGTCGCGTTAACCGCTATATATTGGGGCCGCCTCCGCTAAACCCTACTAGGGATGGGAGATCATTCCGCGTTGCGCTGGGGGTTGGCGAGGGCTGGCGCAACTCCTTGAGGACAACCTGTGGAGCACTTGCGAACAATCCAAATCGGACGGCTCGCTTACCTTAGGCTTACAATGGGATAAAGGTTGGAGCCCTCTAGGCCGATTATCCCATGGATATGAATCGACGCCGCACGAGTCTCGAGCGTGGGCTCACGATGGCTTTTGGCCTCGTGATCTTCGTGATGCTCCTCAACCTTCCGGTCATGCTTTGGGCGATGCAGGGCATCACCAGCCAAGCGCAAGTCATCCACGACACGATCGTCAAGGGCCAGCTGGCGTACGCCAAAGTGGCGGCCGACGCCGACAGCTTGCGCGCCGCAACGCTCGAAGCGGCGACCAACCCGGATGCCGCGCGCGCCGCGACGCAGCTCACGCTCGCGAAGACGCTCGTGAAGCAATTTCCGGAAGACGCGCGTAAGATGGTCGCGATCTTCTGCCCGCAGAGCACGGCTAAAGGCGCGGCTGCCGCAAGCGGCGATGCAACCGCCGACTGCTCGCAACGCAAAGATTCAATCGGCAAGCTCGTCGACCAGTTCAACACCAGCGCGAGCGCGTTCGATTTTCAAGCGCTCTCCGCGGTGAGCTTGCTGCAACAAAATAATCGCGCCGGCGCGCTCCAACAGATCAACGGGCCGTCCTCGGCCGCGTACGAAAAACAGAGCGCCGACGGCCAAGCGATGCTCAACGATTTGAGCACCCTTGCGGATTCGCGGTTTAACGATCTCCTTCGCGCGCGTAATCTCGGCCTCGGCGTCCTCATCGCAGGAGCGATTGCGGCCCTCCTGATTGCGGTCGGCTCGATGACGTGGTTGCGCAGAATGATGCTGCGCAGCATCGGCCGTTGCGTCGAAGTGTTCGAAGCGATGGGTAACGGCGATCTCTCGAAACGCGTCAATTGGAGCGGGCGCGACTTGCTCGGGCGCTTGGGCCAAGGCGTCGACGAACTCGGCGATCGCCTCTCAGCCATGATCTTACAGATCCAACGCGCTTCATTCACGGTGCAGACCGCCTCGCAGCAGAGCAATCACATCGCGGTCGAAGTGGAGAACCGCGTTAAGGAAGAGCTCGCGGCGCTCTCCGAGGCGCTCACCTATTCGGGCGATCTCGCCAGCGCTTCGGGGACGGTTGCCGATAACGCCGAGGCGGTCGCGCGCCGCGTCTCCGATATCTCCAGTGCGGTCGCACAGATGACCGCATCGATCCAAGAGATGGATCAGAATCTGCTCAATCTCGCGACCGTCGTCGAACAGGCCGTCGCCAACACGCAAGAGATGTCGGCGTCCATCGTGCAAGTCGCCGGAAATGCCGATCGCGTGCGCTCCGAATCGAATGTTACCGACCAGCAAGTCCGCGAGGGTCGCAACGAAGTCCTCGCGCTCTCAAAGGGCATGGGTTCGATTAGCGATACCGTCCGCGACGTCGTCACCGAAATGCAGAGCCTGGACGGCGCGTCGCGACAGATCGGCGAGATTCTCGGGCTGATCGAAGAGATTGCCGACCAAACGAACCTCTTGGCGCTCAACGCCGCGATCGAGGCGGCCCGCGCGGGCGAACACGGCCGCGGCTTCGCGGTCGTCGCCGACGAAGTGCGCAAACTGGCCGAGAACTCCGCCAGCTCGACCAAGCAGATCGGCCAGCTCGTCGCCGACATCCAGAAGCGCACGACCGCGGTGCTCGACCGGACGGCCCGTGCAAATACTTTGGTGCAGAGCAACGCCGAGTCGGCTCGAAGCGTTACCTCAATGATCGAAGCGATCAGCACGCGCGTCACCGAAGTCGCGCAGTTGGTCAGCGAGATTAGCGTGGCAACTACCGAACAGGCGCGAGCCTCGGAGGAATTGGCCAAGGCTAGCGAACAGATGGGCGCGATGACGCATGAGGCCGCGGCGACGATGCGCGAACAGGCGATAACGTCGAATCAAATCCTCGAAAGCGTCTCGGAAATCGAGAATCGGACCGCTCAGGTGGCGCGGGCATCCACCGAACAGCAGACGGCCATCGGCGCCCTTGGTACGCGTATCAAGCGGTCGAGCGATCTCGGAAGCAAGAACTCCGAGGCGATCGCCGGGATGGCGTCCAGTTCGGACGAAGTCCACTCCCAGGCCACCTCTCTGCGCGAGCTGGTCGGGCAATTCGATACCGGCGCGCAGGCCGAATTCGGAGATTCGGAAAAAAACACGCGCCAGGCCCTGGAAGACCCCGGGGCAATTGCGCTATCATCTTAGGCTACCGATCCTTCTCGTTGGAGTAACCGTGCAAAAGAACATCGCCATCTTATCCCTCGCGGCTGCCTGCCTGCTGCCGACCGCGGCCCTCGCAGCAACGATCGACGCTTCGTTGATTCCGGACGGCACCTATACCGTCAAGGTCGAGAAGATCGTGGATTCCAAACACATCACCGTGGCTATGGACAACGGGGCGGAAACGACCCTGGAAGCCGGCCGCCCAACGGTCGATTTCAGCAAGATCAAGCCAAACGATCAAATCAAGTGCTCGATCATCAAGGGCGCCGTTGTCGTTTATCTGGACATGAACGCTCACTAGCAGAGTTCATGCCGACCGGAGCGAGGGGCAGCCGAAGGGCCGCCCCTCGCTTTTTTACGCCCTCGCTCCTACTTGTAAATGACGACCGGCGTGGTGGGCGCACGAAGATCGAGCGCCGCGATCGGCCGATGCGAGCGCGATACTTGCGCCACGATGGGATCGATCAGCGAGATCTTTGCGGCGAAGTTTCGCGGCCCTCCGAGCTTCACGTCGATGCCGTTGCGGAGCACGATCACGAGTTCCCCAAAGCGATCGTAGCGCAATTCGCGCGTTACCACGTTCGCACGCGCCAGCGCGAGCGCGTCGTCCCGAAGCCGCATGACGCCGGCATCCGTCACGAAGGTCCCCGGCGTTAGGGACTGCGGCGTGCGGATGAGGATGATGGGGAGCGACGGGCTCGCATCGCCCGGCGCCAGCACCCGCAGGGCGCTATCGACGATTGCGTGTCCTTGCGGCGAAACCAGTGTGGCGAACGGCTCTCGCTCCTGCACGACAACCGTGATGTCGGAGGGCAGCGAGCGGTGTACGGCCGCGCTCAGGATATAGGGAATCGCCTCGACGCGTGCGTCCATCCGCGCCGTATTCTGCAGCCACACGTTCTGACGCGGCGCAATCGCCGCGCGATTGAGGATATCGGCCGTACTCACCACGCGATTCCCAACCACGGCCGTCGCATGCGGATAGAACCCGGGCCACGATGCCAGGGCGAACCCACCGGCGGAAGCGGCCAAGATCAGCGCTACCGTCGCGATCCAGAAGCGGCGCAACCGCGCTGCGGCCGAACGCTTGTGACGCCGGGTGGGTTTGGGCCGATTAACGCCCACGTGCGGACGCCTCGCCGCTCAGCATCGCGTGTTGGATCGCTTCAACCACGCCGTCGTTTTCGACGTCGTCGACGACGATATCGGCAACGGCCAGCAATTCCGGCGGCGCGGAGCCCATCGCGATCCCGAGCCCGGCGGCGCGTAACAGCGGTGCATCGTTCCACGAATCGCCGACGGCGATGACGTCGCTCATGTCGAATCCCAGCCGCGCCGCGACGAATCGCAGCGCGTCACCCTTATCGACGCGAGGATTCAAGAACTCGACGAATTCCGGATAACTGCGCGTGACGTACGCACGGCCATCCAGAAGTTCGCGCATGCGCTCCGCGAAGAGTTTTGCAGCCTCGCCGTCGGCGACGACGACGGCCTTGGTGGCGTCGCTCTGCGCAAACGCGTCCTCAAGCGACGCGACGATCACCGGTTCGACCCCCGCCAGTTGCGCGTACATATCGGAGAAACGATTGCTCGCTTCGCTATAATACACATCGTTGCGGTAGAGCTGTACGTACAGCCCCGCGCGTTTTGCTTGCGAGACGACCTCCAATGCGGCCGCGTTTGCGAGCGGCATATCGCGCAACACCTCGTCGGTGTTTGGATCGACGATCGCAGCCCCTTGATAGCAGACGATGGGTGCGTCGAACTCCAGTTGACGCGCAAATCCAACTGCAGCGCGATACATCCTTCCGGTCACCAGCATTCCGACGCATCCGGCCGACCGCATCTCCGCGATGGCATCGCGGACGCGCCTCGCGATCACCCCGTCCCGCCCCACCAGCGTACCGTCGATGTCGAACGCAACCAGTTTCGGTACGGCAGCGCTCACTGGCCGCTCCGCATCCGCGCGGTCTGCGCGTGTTGCGAAAGCCCTTCGAATTCAGCCAGGGCCGCCAGCGGCGCCGCGTCCGCGGTCATGCGTTCGCGGCTATTCTCGACCACGGAGAACGTCCGCACGAAATCGGAGAGCGCGAGCCCCGACGAAAAGCGCGCGGCGCCCGACGTTGGTAGGACGTGATTCGTGCCTGCGAGATAATCGCCGCAGGCGACGGGCGTCATGTCGCCGACAAAAACTGCGCCGGCCTTGCGAACGAACGGCAGATATCCCGACGCATCGCGCACCTGCAGCGAGAGATGCTCGGGTGCAAAGCGCTCGACCACCTCGAAGACCTCTCGGCGAGACGCGGCGTGAATCAAAAAGCACGAGCGCTCGATCACCCGAGCGATGATCTCCCCGCGCGGGAGCGTTCCGACATCCAGCATATCGAGCAACTGCGCGACCGCATCGAGCAAGGAACGGGACTCCGAAACCACGGCGACGCGAGCGAGCGGGTCGTGCTCTGCCTGCGCGAGCAACTCTCCCACGACGAACTCGCTGCTCGCGCCCTCATCCGCTACGACCAGCACCTCGGATGGGCCGGCCAAGCCGTCAATGGCGCAAACGCCATAAACCGAGCGCTTCGCCTCGGTCACCCACACGTTCCCGGGTCCCACGATTTTCTCCACCGGCGCGATCGACTCGGTGCCGTATGCGGCGGCCGCGATCGCATGCGCGCCTCCGACGGCGTAGAGTTCGTCGACGTCGCATAGGCTGCACGCATACAGCACCGCGGGGTGGACGCGCCCGTCGCGTTGCGGCGGCGTCAACACGATGACGCGGCCGACCCCGGCAATTTTCGCGGGCACGACGCCCATGATGACCGATGAGGGTAAGGCCGCGGAACCGCCCGGAACGTACGCGGCGACCGCGTCGAGGGGCCGGTAGCAGAATCCGTACGTCGTTCCGTCCGCTTCGGTATAGCGGATATCTTCGCGTCGCTGATGCGAATGGAAGCTCGCAACGCGCTGCTTCGCGAGTGCCAGGGCGTCCGCAATCTCGGGCGGTACCAGGGTGCGCGCCCGATCGTGCATCGGTATCGGGACGCGTAATTTCGAGATATCGAACGACGGGTCGTCGAACCGCCGCGCGTACTCGATCAGGGCCGCATCGCCCCGGCTCCGCACGTCCGCCAAGATCGCGGAAACAGAGAAAGTGACGCTGGGATCCGGTTGCCATCCCGAACGATAGAGCGCGGAGAGCCGAGCGCGGTCGCTCGCGAGCAGGACGTTCATGCTTTCTGGTGGCTCCCTTCCAAGCGCTGGACGAGGCCGAGCAGCGCATCGTATTTCGCGCGAAATCGCACCGGATTCACGACCAATCGTGCCGAGGATGTCGCGATTTCGTCGACGATCACCATGTCGTGCTCGCGCAGCGTGTTTCCGGTCGCAACCAGATCCACGATCACGTCCGCAAGGCCGACGAGCGGTGCGAGTTCGACGGAGCCGTGCAACGCGATGATTTCGCACGGAAGGTCGCGATCCGAAAAATAGTTCTGAGCGGAGCGCTTGAATTTTGTCGCCACGCGCAGAAACGTAGGATACCGCTCACCTTCGTGATACCGGTCCTGGCGCCGCGCGGCCACAACGAGCCGACAAGCCCCGAAGTGCAAGTCGGCAAGCTCGCTCACCGATCGATCCGTCTCCCACAGCGTATCTTTTCCGACGATGCCGCAGTCGGCAGCGCCGAACTCCA is from Candidatus Dormiibacterota bacterium and encodes:
- the hisG gene encoding ATP phosphoribosyltransferase, translating into MNQPLVIALPKGSMYDEAAERLRDAGIAVPTRVGRRLTVFTDDGQAELLLLRPTDVPAYVEFGAADCGIVGKDTLWETDRSVSELADLHFGACRLVVAARRQDRYHEGERYPTFLRVATKFKRSAQNYFSDRDLPCEIIALHGSVELAPLVGLADVIVDLVATGNTLREHDMVIVDEIATSSARLVVNPVRFRAKYDALLGLVQRLEGSHQKA